One region of Eupeodes corollae chromosome 1, idEupCoro1.1, whole genome shotgun sequence genomic DNA includes:
- the LOC129941984 gene encoding pancreas transcription factor 1 subunit alpha: protein MFSMDNFDLESTMARHFFEGSHATNGSTSSSDFFFGDDNSSDDSDVYSGFNSDQENNEEKSRHMKTRRLKCASQQAQQRQAANLRERRRMQSINEAFEGLRSHIPTLPYEKRLSKVDTLKLAISYITFLGEMVRKDKNGNETGLSGLQRNYQKEIPKKIILRDRSGGVSHSLSWYRKGDRYPGSKLYARVWTPEDPRVNNLNGRASSIGGQYAGSISSRTSDESESPTSASFSPNSSGSLFSQSNGGL, encoded by the exons ATGTTTTCAATGGATAACTTCGATTTGGAATCGACCATGGCTCGACATTTCTTCGAAGGATCGCATGCAACTAATGGCTCGACTTCTAGCTCGGATTTCTTCTTCGGCGATGACAACAGTTCCGATGATAGCGACGTATACAGTGGATTTAATAGTGACCAAGAGAACAATGAAGAAAAGAG tcgTCACATGAAAACACGTCGCTTGAAATGTGCATCTCAACAAGCTCAGCAAAGGCAAGCTGCTAACCTTCGAGAGCGACGCCGAATGCAAAGCATTAACGAAGCATTTGAAGGTTTGAGGTCACATATTCCAACACTTCCTTATGAAAAAAGATTAAGTAAAGTGGACACACTGAAGTTGGCCATTAGCTATATAACTTTCTTGGGGGAAATGGTACGAAAAGATAAAAATGGAAATGAGACAGGATTGAGTGGCCTCCAAAGGAACTACCAGAAGGAAATACCGAAGAAAATTATTCTAAGAGATCGAA GTGGCGGAGTCTCACATTCATTGTCGTGGTACAGAAAGGGTGACCGATACCCAGGAAGCAAATTGTATGCTCGTGTTTGGACTCCGGAAGATCCTCGTGTAAATAATCTGAATGGTAGGGCCAGTAGTATTGGTGGTCAGTATGCGGGCAGCATCAGCAGCAGAACGAGTGATGAATCTGAATCACCAACGTCCGCAAGTTTCAGTCCTAATAGTAGTGGATCACTGTTTTCACAATCAAATGGTGgattataa